GTATCGACGGCGGCCTGATAGATGGGCACGCTGCCGATGCACACGCCGGTTTCGGCGATGATGGCGGCGCGGATTTCATCCACCGGCCCGCCGGTGGAGAGATCCATGATGGCGTCGGCCCCGGCGCGCACGGCGACGCGGGCTTTTTCCAGCTCCTTGTCGATGCTGGTGTCGTCCTTGCTGGTGCCGATGTTGGCGTTGACCTTGGTGCGCAGGCCCTTGCCCACGGCGAGGGGAATGCCGTTTTTGCGCTTGATGTTATGGCAGATGATGGCCGTGCCCTCGGCGATGCGCGCGCGCAGCAGCTCGGCGTCGATGCCTTCGGCGGCCGCGGCCCGGCGCATGAGATCGGTGACGATGCCCTGGCGGGCGGCTTCGAGTTGCGTCATGGATGAACCTCGCTATTTTCAAATGGTACGCGGATGAACGCGGATAAAGGCGGGATCAAGGCGGATACAAACCTTAATTCTTGATGATTTTTAAAAAATCGGCGTTTATCCTGAAAATCTGCGTCCCCCTGGTCTTTTCCAGGGAGAAACTCAAAAAGGGTATACATTATAGGCCGGGTGAAAAAAAACGGCACGGAAAAAATGTCGGTTTCATGAATGTTTTACTCGGTGTGCCGCTCCCGCGCCGCCTGCCAGTGATTGACCGGGCCCTGTCCCGCGCCCAGGGGAAGGGCGGTGGCGATGGCGGTGCTGATGAAGGCCTTGGCGCCGGCCACCGCCTGGACCAGGGGGCGTCCCTGGGCCAGATAGGTGGCGATGGCCGCCGAGAAGGTGCAGCCGGTGCCGTGGGTGTTGGCGCTGGCGATGCGTGGCGCGCTGAAGCGGTGCAGTTGATTGCCTTCGAGCAGCAGATCAACGGCCTCGCCGGCGAGATGGCCGCCCTTGATCAGGACGTTGCGCGCGCCCATTTGCCGCAGCTGATAGGCCGCGCGCTCCATGTCGTCGAGGGTACGCACTTCCATGTCGCACAAGGCTTGGGCTTCGGGCAGATTGGGGGTGAGCAGGTAGGTGCGCGGCAGCAGCCGTTCGCGCACCGCCCTGACCGCCTCCGGCTCCAGAAGGGAAGCCCCGCCCTTGGCGATCATCACCGGATCGACCACCGCGAGCAGGCGTCGCTGGTCAATGGCGTCGCCGACCAGGGCGACGATGTCGGCGTTTAAGAGCATGCCGGTTTTCAGGGTGTCCGTGCCGATATCCTCCAGCACCGCCGTCATTTGCGCGGCGACGAAGGCGGCCGGAACGGCATGGATGCCGCTGACCCCGAGGGTGTTTTGCGCGGTAAGCGCGGTGATGACGCTGGTGCCGTAAGACCCAAGGAGGCTGATGGTCTTGAGATCGGCCTGAATGCCGGCGCCGCCGCCGGAATCGGATCCGGCCACCGTCAGCACGCGGCCGCGCGGAAAAGGCAGCCGGGCGTTGAACTGCAGGGCGATTTCCCGCGCGGCCAGCCAGGGCTCGGAGGCCTGGGCGACGGCGGAGATCACCGCCACCGCATCGGCGCCGGCGCCGATCAACTCGGCGGTGTGATCACGGTCGATGCCGCCGATGGCGACGATGGGAATCCGCACCGCCGCGCGTACCCGGCGCAGGGTGTCGACCCCGACCACCACCGCGTCGTCCTTGCTGGAGGTGGGGTACATGCTGCCCAGGCCGATATAATCGGCGCCCTGCTGCTGCGCCTGGAGAGCCTGCTCGACGGTGCGCGTCGACACGCCGATGAGCTTGTCGCGCCCCAGGAGGTTTCGCGCCGCCTGGACGTTTGCATCTTTCTGGCCGAGATGCACGCCGTCGGCCTCGCAGTCGCGCGCCAGTTGGGGGGAGTCGTTGACGATGAACAGGGCTCCGGCCGCGCGGCACAGCCGGCGCAGGCGCCCGGCGACCTCGCGCTGTTGCTCGGGCGAGCGGTGTTTGTCGCGGTATTGCAGGATGCGCGCCCCGCCCTTGAGGGCCTCGCCGATGCGCTGTTCGGCTTCAGGACCGGCGGCGTCGCTGATGAGATAAAGTCCTTGAATCATGGAGTCCTCGCGGGTGCGCGCGACACAAAAGAAAAACGCCGCGACCGGTCAGGGAACCGCTGCGGCGATTTGGATGATGTTGTGAACGCGTGAATGAGGTTGACGCCGACGCTGGTTTTTTCAGGCGGCAACGACAATGCGACGGTTGAGCAGGTCGATTTCCTCGATGCGGCCCGAAATCTCCTCGGTCTTGCCGAAGGCATCGATCAGCCGCAGGCCGTTTTTACCGGGAAGAATCGAGGCGATATGGTGCAGATCGCGTTCTTCCTTGCCGAAAATCAGATGAAAGCCGCCGGGGTCGAGACACATGGATGAACCTCCTTTAAATCACTCCTTCGGAAGCTAAAGGATCCGGCGGAGGGTGTCAATAGGGTTGCATGATAAAAATGTCCCTGTGTCGCGGACCTCGGTGCTTTACTTGCCCTGGGCCGCGTGATAAATAAGTGCCTTTCCAGAGTCTTTTTCTCCGGGGATTTTCTCGCCATGCCCGTTTCCCGCCCGACCCATGTCGATATCGATCTCGCCGCCCTGCGTCATAATTTTCGCCTGGTGCGGCATCAGGCCGGCGCCGACCGCCAGGTGCTGGCCATCGTCAAGGCCGACGCCTATGGCCACGGGGCCCGCGAGGTGGCGCGCGCTCTCGAAGCCGAAGGCGTCGATCTCTTCGGCGTGGCGCTTCTCGAAGAGGCCAAGGATCTGCGCGCCGCCGGCATCCAGGCGCCGATCCTGATTCTCGGCGGCATCCATCCCGGCCAGGAAGTCGGGTTTTTTCGGCCGGGTCTGATTCCCTGCATTTTCGACCTGGAAACGGCGCGTCGCCTCAACGCGGCGGCCCAGGCCGCGGGTCAGATCCTCGACTGTCACCTCAAGATCGACACAGGCATGGGGCGGGTGGGGTTCTACAACGGCGAACTCGATCAGGTGCTGCCCGAGTTGGCCAAACTGAGACATTTGCGCATCGACGGAGTCATGTCCCATCTGGCCGTGGCCGATGAACTGCCCCATCCCTTCACCGACGAGCAGCTCTCGCGCTTTCGCCGGGCCGTGGCGCGCATTCGCGCGGCCGGTCACGCCCCGCGCTATCTGCATATCGCCAACAGCGCCGCGCTCTTTGCCCACGACATTCCCGAATGCAATCTGGTGCGGCCCGGCATCGTGCTCTACGGGGCGCTGCCTTCCGCGCATTTCGCCGGGCGCCTCGATTTGCGGCCGGTCATGCACTGGCGCACCTCCATCGCCATGCTCAAGACCCTGCCGACGGGCAGCGGCGTGAGTTACGGGCGGCGTTTCATCGCCACTCGCCCGACCTTGATCGCGACCCTGCCGGTGGGCTATGCCGACGGCTACAATCGGGGCCTGACCAACCGCGGCGAGGTGCTGGTGCGCGGTTGCCGCGCGCCGGTCGCCGGTACGGTGTGCATGGACTGGACGATGATCGATGTCACCGACGTGCCCGGCGTCCAGGTCGGCGACGAGGTGACCCTGCTCGGCGAGGCCGACGGCCAGTGGATTCGCGCCGAGGACTGGGCGGAGAAAATCGGCACCATTCCCTACGAAGTGTTCTGCCAGGTGAGCAAGCGCGTGCCGAGAATCATCAAAGGCTGACGCCTTTGGTCATTTGTCCTTTGTCCTTGGTCATTTGTTGTCGGTGCGCAATTGTGGCTTTCGAGCCCGAAACCGCGCCGCATGGATTATTTGCTTTTGAACAAAGGACCAAGGACAAATGACAAAGGACAATTTTTCTCTTGCCCTTGATCTAGGCACCACCACCCTGGTCGGGCGATTGCTCGATGACGCGGGCGTGGTGCGGGCCGAGGACCGTTGTTTGAATCCCCAGGGCGCGGTCGCCTCCGATATCATCCGGCGCCTGGAGGCGGCGCGGGCGGGGCGGGGCGCTGAACTGCAAGGGCTGTTGGCCCAGGGGATTGATTGCCTGACCGCCGAGCTGCTGCGCCTGGCCGGGGTCGCGCGGGGGCGGCTTGCTTCGGCGGCCCTTGCGGCCAATCCCGGCATCGCCCATCTGTTGGCCGCCGAACCCGTCGAGAGCCTGCTGTTTCCCCCCCATCGCCCCGCCTTTCGCGGCGGCGCGTTTTTTCCGCCCGCCCGGTTCAGGCTTGATCTTCCCTGCGCGGTCTATCTTTTCCCCCTGGTGTCCGGCTATGTGGGCGGCGATCTGGTGGCGTTTCTTTATGGCCAGGGGGACCCTGCCGCCGCGACTCTGTATGTCGACATCGGCACCAATGCCGAGCTGGCGCTCCATGCCGATGGCTGCCGGCTGGTCAGTTCCGTGGCGGCGGGTCCCGCCTTCGAAGGCGGTGAAATTGCCTGCGGCATGATGCGCACCACCGGAGCGGTGGAGGACGTGCGGGTGGACGGTGATCGCCTGCGTCTTGCGGTGGTGGGGCAGGGCGCGCCGCGCGGCCTTTGCGGCAGCGGCCTGGTGACGGCGGTGGCGGCGGCGCTCGCAGGCGGTCTCATGGACCGGGCCGGAAACTTGCGGGCGCCCGGGGAGGTGACGACCAACCTGGCGCGCTACCTGATGGAAAAAGACGGGCAGAGGGCGCTGCGGCTTTATCGCGACGCCACGGTCGACTTACTGATCACCCAGGAGGATGTGCGCGCTTTCCAGTTGGCCAAGGGGGCGGTGCATGCCGGGGTGAGCTGCCTGCTGGAGCGTGCCGGGGTGACGGCCGAGGCGCTGCGCGAGGTGGTGGTGACGGGCGCCTTCGGCGCCGCCCTGGGGCGGGAAAACCTGAAAAGAGTTGCCCTGTTGCCTGATTCCGTGATAGAAAAAGTCCGTTTTGAAGCCGATGGGGCCCTGCGCGGCGTCGCGCGTTTTTTGGCCATGGCCGGAGCCGAGGATCAGGTGGCGCGCCTGGCCGCGAGCCTACGTCCCTATCCCCTGTCGGGCACCCCCGCCTTTGAAAAGGCATTCATCGCAGCGCTCAATTTCTGAAAACCGCCGTCCTCGTCGGTTTTTTTGCTTTTCGGGCCTTCACGTAACGGAAAGGATCGCTCCATGGCCAGCATCAAGCGTGCGCTCATCAGTCTCTCGGACAAGACCGGCATCGTCGATTTCGCCAAGGAACTCGCGGGATTCGGCGTGGAAATCCTCTCCACCGGCGGCACCGCCAAGCTGCTGCGCGACAGCGGCCTCGCCGTCAAGGACGTCTCCGAGTTCACCGGGTTTCCCGAGATGCTCGACGGCCGGGTGAAAACCCTGCATCCCAAGGTCCATGGCGGTCTGCTCGGTCTGCGCGACAACCCCGAGCATGTGGTCACCATGGCCAAGCACGGCATCGAGCCCATCGACATGGTGGTGGTCAACCTCTATCCCTTCGAGGCCACCGTCGCCAAGCAGGGCTGCACCCTGGAGGATGCCATCGAGAACATCGACATCGGCGGCCCCACCATGCTGCGCAGCGCCGCCAAGAACAACCGCGATGTCACGGTCATCGTCGATCCCGCCGATTACGCCCCGGTACTCGCCGAGATGAAAGCCGCGGGGGGCGCGGTCTCGCGCGACACCAACTTTCGCCTGGCCGTCAAGGTCTATCAGCACACCGCCGCCTACGACGGCGCCATTTCCAACTGGCTGGGCAAAAAGATCGGCGAGGAAGCCGTCGACTTCCCGCCGGCCCTGACCTTTCAGTTTCACAAGGCGCAGGACATGCGCTACGGGGAGAATCCTCACCAGAAGGCTGCTTTCTACGTCGAGCGCGACATCCGCGAGGCGTCCATCGCCACCGCGCGCCAGTTGCAGGGCAAGGAGCTCTCCTACAACAACATTGCCGACACCGACGCCGCCCTCGAATGCGTCAAGCAGTTCAGCGAAGGGCCGGCCTGTGTCATCGTCAAGCACGCCAACCCCTGCGGCGTGGCCCTGGGCAAGAATCTGCTCGACGCCTACGCGCGCGCTTTTTCCACCGACCCCGAATCGGCCTTCGGCGGCATCATCGCCTTCAATCGAGAGCTCGATGCGGCCACCGCGAAAGCCATCGTCGATCAGCAGTTCGTCGAGGTGATCATCGCGCCCAAGGTCACCGCCGAAGCCTCGCGGGTGGTTGCGGCCAAGAAAAACGTGCGCCTGCTCGAATGCGGCTTCTGGCCCGAGCAGTCCGCGGCGCGTCTGGATCTCAAGCGGGTCAACGGCGGGCTGCTGGTGCAGGACACGGATCTGGCGCTCCTCGATCAGATCAAGGTGGTCACCAAGCGTCGGCCCACCGACCAGGAGATGGAGGATCTGCTGTTCACCTGGCGAGTGGCCAAGTTCGTCAAGTCCAACGCCATCGTCTACGGCAAGGCCGGCATGACCATCGGCGTCGGCGCCGGGCAGATGAGCCGCGTCAATTCGGCGCGCATCGCCGCCATCAAGGCCGAGCATGCCGGGCTAGAGGTCAAGGGCTCGGTGATGGCCTCCGATGCCTTTTTCCCCTTCCGCGACGGCATCGACAACGCGGCCGCCAGCGGCATCGCCGCGGTCATCCAGCCCGGCGGTTCGATCCGTGACGAGGAAGTCATCGCCGCCGCCGACGAGCACGGCATGGCCATGGTGTTCACCGCCATGCGCCATTTCCGGCATTGATGGATTCGTAGGGGCGACCCGCTGGGTCGCCCTGGGCGAGGCAGCGCCTCGCCCCTACAACGGCATGGCAAATAGGGTGCAGCAGGTTGCGCCCCTAGGGCGTATTTCAAAGCAGAGGTGAGAGATGAAGATTCTGGTGGTCGGTGGAGGGGGGCGCGAACATGCCCTGGTCTGGAAAATCGCCCAATCGCCCCTGGTGGCGAAGGTCTGGTGCGCGCCGGGCAATCCCGGCATCGCCCAGCTCGCTGAGTGCGTGGACATCGCCGCCGATGATCTGGGCGGGCTTCTGGCCTTCGCCCTGGAGCAGGATGTCGACCTCACCGTGGTGGGACCCGAGGCGCCCCTGACCCTGGGCATCGTCGATCGTTTCCGCGCGGCGGGGCTGACCATCTTCGGCCCGACGCAGGCGGCGGCGCGTCTTGAGGGAAGCAAGGGCTTCTCCAAGGATCTCATGGCCAAGTACGGCATTCCCACCGCGGCCTACCGGCGCTTCGCCGATCGCGACGAAGCGGTGGCGTACATCCGCAACCAGGGGGCGCCCATCGTCGTCAAGGCCGACGGTCTGGCCGCCGGCAAGGGCGTGGTGGTGGCCACCAGCGTCGAGCAGGCCGTTGCCGCCGTGGACGAGATCATGGTCGCCGGGGTGTTCGGCGCGGCCGGCGCCGAAGTGGTCATCGAGGAATTCATGGACGGCGAGGAGGCCTCGTTCTTCGTCTTCACCGACGGCAAGAACATTCTGCCCCTGGCCTCGGCGCAGGATCACAAGCGCATTTTCGACGGCGATCAGGGGCCCAACACCGGCGGCATGGGGGCCTATTCCCCGGCGCCGGTGGTGACTCCCGAACTGCATCGCAAAATCATCGAATCCATCGTGCGCCCCACCATCGACGGCATGGCCCGCGAAGGCTGCCCCTACGCCGGGATTCTCTACGTCGGGCTGATGATCGCCAAGGGCAAGGCGCGCGTCGTCGAGTACAACGCCCGTTTCGGCGATCCCGAGGCACAGCCGCTGCTCATGCGCCTGAAATCCGACATCGTGCCGGTGCTGCTGGGCTGCGCGCGTGGCGAAATGCGCCAGAGCGAACTTGAATGGCACGACAAGGCGGCGGTTTGCGTGGTCATGGCCTCGGGGGGCTATCCCGGTTCCTACGAGAAGGGTTTTGCCATTTCGGGGCTGGAGGAAGCGGCGAAAATCGAGGATCTGTTTGTCTTTCACGCCGGCACCGCCGCCAAGGATGGTCAAATCGTCAACTCCGGCGGCCGGGTGCTCGGCGTCACCGGCTTGGGCCGCAGCGTCGCCGAGGCCATCGCCAAGGCCTATGAGGGCACGGCGCTGATCTCCTGGCCGGGTGCGCAGTACCGCCGCGACATTGGCCAGAAGGCCTTGAATCGGAACGGATAAGAATTTTCACCGCTGAGGCCGCAGAGTACGCCGAGGGAAATCAAGGAGGAAATTTTTTCTCTGCGGACTCTGCGTGCTCCGCGGTGAGGCCATTTTTTCGATGGAGAGTCAAGTCATGAGCACTCAGCCCCTGGTCGGCATTCTGATGGGCAGCGACAATGATTACGAGGTGATGATCGAAGCGGGCAAGGCCCTCAAGGAACTTGGCATCGGATTTGAGATGGTCGTATCCAGCGCCCATCGCACCCCCGAGCGCACCGGAGCCTACGTGCGCAGCGCTCGCGAGCGCGGATTGAAAGTGTTGATCGCCGGCGCTGGCGCGGCCGCCCATCTCGCCGGGGTGGTGGCCGCCGAAACGACGCTGCCGGTCATCGCGGTGCCCATCGACTCGAGCGCCCTGCAGGGTCTCGATGCCCTGCTCGCCATGGTGCAGATGCCCGCCGGCATTCCCGTGGCGACCATGGCCATCGGCAAGCCCGGCGCGCGCAACGCCGGCATTTTCGCCGCGCAGATCCTCGGCGCGCAAGACCCGGCCATGGCCGCGCGACTGGCCGAGTTCAAGGAAAAAATGGCCGCCGGCGTCGTCGCCAAATCCGACGCCCTGCAGAAGCGGCTGGCTCAGGACGGGTTTTGATGGGGGGAATCGCCCGCTCTATTCCTTCTTGACAAAAAAGTTTGCGCGGCTTAATGTTTACGGCAAGTGCGATTCTTGCGGGAGGTGGTGTCCATGAAAATGCTCGCGCCTTTGCTGATGATTTTGGCCATGCTGGCGGCCGTTCCGGTTTTTTCCGAGGAGCCGGCGCAAAACCTCCCCGCCGCCGCGGAAGCGGTGCAGGATGTTCCCGACGCCGTGGTTTTTCCCGCCCGACTGGGGGATGTGAATTTCAGCCATGTCGATCACACCCGCTGGGTCCCCGACTGCACCACCTGCCATCATATGGAAACCTACGACAAGTGCAGTTCCTGCCACGGCGTGATGGCTGACGCGCGCAAGAAGACCGATGCCTTTCACATGCAGTGCAAGGGCTGCCATCAAGAACACAATCTGAGCACCAACTGCACGGATTGCCATATTCGCTAGTCGTCTGTCCCTTCCTCGCTTCTTCCCCAAACCGACGCCGGGTTTTCCCTGCGTCGGTTTTTTGTTCCCGCCATCCGTTTTTTGACACCACCTTCCCGGGCTACTCGTTTCGCCAAGCTGGATTCGGGCTTCTGAATCCTTTCTTTTCGCCGCGGCATATATTTTGTATGTGTGGTTGATTGATTGTCGCATGTTAATTCATGATTGCACAGGAAAGTCTATTAATGATTCCTGCTCTTCGGCCCCTTGCTCTTGGCGTTGGTTCGCGCTCAAGGCGCGGTACGCGGCTTTCCTGGCGACTCTTGCCGGGGATCGCGGTGCTGTTTCTTCTAGCCGCCGGCATGGTGGAGGCCTCCGGCGCGGGTTGCCTGACCGCCGAATGCCATGGTGAGCTGGGCAAAGCGCGGCATCTGCACGGCCCGGTGGGGGTGGGCGAGTGTATGTCCTGCCATCGGCAGACCAAGGGCGCCCATCCGCAGGCCGGTTCGGAGATGAGCCTCGTCGCCGAGGGCGATGCCCTGTGCCGGTTGTGCCATGCCGATCCGCGCGTCGGTAAGGAACACGCCCATTCGGCGCTGGAAATGGGCTGCACCAGTTGTCATGATCCCCACGGCGGCGCCTTTCCCGGCATGTTGCCGGCGACGGCCGCGCAGCTCTGTCAAAACTGTCACGCCAATCCCGCCGATGAATTCGCGGTGGCGCATCGCCCGGTCAAGGCCGGCAGCTGCACCCTCTGTCATCGCCCCCATGCCGGTTACGGCGAGGCCATCCTGGTCGCGCCCAAGGGCGAGTTGTGCAGCCGCTGTCACAGCGGCAAGACGCGCGACCGCAAGCACCTGCACACCCCGGTGAGAGACGGTGACTGCACGGCCTGCCACGGCGCCCACGGCGGCAAGGTCAAGGGCCTGCTGCCGGCACGCGGCAGCCAGCTGTGCGCCGAGTGCCACGAGAGCAAGCAGACCGCCGCCGTGCAGCATGCGCCGGTGAAAGATGGCGACTGCGGCGCCTGCCACGACGTGCACGGCTCCAACGCGCCCTTCATGCTGCCCGCGGCGGGCAATGAACTCTGTTTTTCCTGTCACGGCGACAAGGAACCCCTGCGCGCCATGAAAAACGTGCATCCCATCGTCATGCAGGGCTGCGTGCAATGTCATGACCCTCACGGCGGGGCCACCCAGGGCATGCTGCCCGCCCAGGGTGATGCGCTTTGCGTCGGTTGCCATGACGCCGTCGGCCGTCAGGCGGCGGAGGCCAAGTCGCACCACGCGGCGATTTCCGACGCCGGTTGCGCGGCCTGTCACGACCCCCACGGCACCGGCAATCATCGCCTGTTTCCCGCGCCCGGGGCGCAAGTCTGCTTCGACTGTCATGGGGAGATGGCGCAGACGGTGGCCCAGGCCGTTTTTCAGCATGGCCCCGTCGAGGCGGGTGAATGCTGGATCTGTCACAATCCCCACGGTTCGCCCTATGCGCCGCTGCTCAAGGGCTACTATCCCGAAGATTTCTACACCGAATTCGATTTGGGCAATTACGATCTGTGTTTCTCCTGCCATGACCGCCAGGCCTTCATCTACGATCGCACCGCCGATTTGACGGGCTTTCGCAACGGCGATGCCAACCTTCATTACCTGCACGTCAACCGCCCGGTGAAAAGCCGCGCGTGCAAGAGCTGCCACGGCGTGCACGGCGCCGATCAGCCCAAACTCATCAAAAGCCGCATTCCGGGGTTCGGCGCCTGGGAGATTCCCATTCGCTTCGAACCCCACGATACCGGCGCGACCTGCTATGTCGGCTGTCACAAACCCAAGACCTATGATCGGGTGAAGCCGGTGCGGTATTAGGGGAGAGCTCCTTGAGAATGGACCGGGACGCAAGAATGACAGCATTGCACAAATCGGTACTGCTGGTTCTGGGGATTTTGCTGCTTGGCGCCTGCGCGCCGACGCAGCCCGAGCGCCAGCGATTTTTCTGGCCGCCGGGGGCGACTGATCCGCGCATCGAATACGTCGATTTCTACGAAAAGGCCGAGGATGCGAAGCGCGGCGCGCCCAACCGGGTGCGCGACGCGATTCTCGGCAAGGAGCGGCCCCAGCCCCTGTTCGATCGGCCGGTGGATGTGGCCTCCGACGGGCGTGGACGCTTCTACGTCTCCGATGCCGGCACGCGCCGCGTGCATGTGCTGGATCTGGAGCGTTTCGCGACCGGCGTGCTGCAGGATGAAAAGGGCAATCCCTTCGAGTTTCGCCTGCCCCACGGCCTTGCGGTTGATGGAGCGGGTCAGGTTTACGTCAGCGACATCCATCAGCATCAAATTTTTGTCTTTGGCGCCGACGGGCGCCTGCTGCGCAGCCTGGGCGCCGGTCAACTGGAAAATCCCGCGGGCCTTGCCGTCTCCCCCGACGGCGGCCGCCTTTGGGTCGCCGAACCCCAGCAGCATCGCCTGAGCGCCCTTGATGCCG
This is a stretch of genomic DNA from Geoalkalibacter sp.. It encodes these proteins:
- a CDS encoding 6-bladed beta-propeller is translated as MTALHKSVLLVLGILLLGACAPTQPERQRFFWPPGATDPRIEYVDFYEKAEDAKRGAPNRVRDAILGKERPQPLFDRPVDVASDGRGRFYVSDAGTRRVHVLDLERFATGVLQDEKGNPFEFRLPHGLAVDGAGQVYVSDIHQHQIFVFGADGRLLRSLGAGQLENPAGLAVSPDGGRLWVAEPQQHRLSALDAAGALVQRVGRRGNGEGHFNYPLDVDLDGDGNLYVLDSLNARVQVFDGAGKFLRQFGERGTALGSFQIPKALAVDASGHVYVTDARAHRFVIFDLQGRHLLTIGGKHSASGGVAPGGFLLPGGIDADDRDGIYVVDGLNRMVHRFQYLNAQWLADHPIRPGEAAVPAR
- the purD gene encoding phosphoribosylamine--glycine ligase, which encodes MKILVVGGGGREHALVWKIAQSPLVAKVWCAPGNPGIAQLAECVDIAADDLGGLLAFALEQDVDLTVVGPEAPLTLGIVDRFRAAGLTIFGPTQAAARLEGSKGFSKDLMAKYGIPTAAYRRFADRDEAVAYIRNQGAPIVVKADGLAAGKGVVVATSVEQAVAAVDEIMVAGVFGAAGAEVVIEEFMDGEEASFFVFTDGKNILPLASAQDHKRIFDGDQGPNTGGMGAYSPAPVVTPELHRKIIESIVRPTIDGMAREGCPYAGILYVGLMIAKGKARVVEYNARFGDPEAQPLLMRLKSDIVPVLLGCARGEMRQSELEWHDKAAVCVVMASGGYPGSYEKGFAISGLEEAAKIEDLFVFHAGTAAKDGQIVNSGGRVLGVTGLGRSVAEAIAKAYEGTALISWPGAQYRRDIGQKALNRNG
- the purH gene encoding bifunctional phosphoribosylaminoimidazolecarboxamide formyltransferase/IMP cyclohydrolase: MASIKRALISLSDKTGIVDFAKELAGFGVEILSTGGTAKLLRDSGLAVKDVSEFTGFPEMLDGRVKTLHPKVHGGLLGLRDNPEHVVTMAKHGIEPIDMVVVNLYPFEATVAKQGCTLEDAIENIDIGGPTMLRSAAKNNRDVTVIVDPADYAPVLAEMKAAGGAVSRDTNFRLAVKVYQHTAAYDGAISNWLGKKIGEEAVDFPPALTFQFHKAQDMRYGENPHQKAAFYVERDIREASIATARQLQGKELSYNNIADTDAALECVKQFSEGPACVIVKHANPCGVALGKNLLDAYARAFSTDPESAFGGIIAFNRELDAATAKAIVDQQFVEVIIAPKVTAEASRVVAAKKNVRLLECGFWPEQSAARLDLKRVNGGLLVQDTDLALLDQIKVVTKRRPTDQEMEDLLFTWRVAKFVKSNAIVYGKAGMTIGVGAGQMSRVNSARIAAIKAEHAGLEVKGSVMASDAFFPFRDGIDNAAASGIAAVIQPGGSIRDEEVIAAADEHGMAMVFTAMRHFRH
- the purE gene encoding 5-(carboxyamino)imidazole ribonucleotide mutase, with translation MSTQPLVGILMGSDNDYEVMIEAGKALKELGIGFEMVVSSAHRTPERTGAYVRSARERGLKVLIAGAGAAAHLAGVVAAETTLPVIAVPIDSSALQGLDALLAMVQMPAGIPVATMAIGKPGARNAGIFAAQILGAQDPAMAARLAEFKEKMAAGVVAKSDALQKRLAQDGF
- a CDS encoding ASKHA domain-containing protein, whose protein sequence is MTKDNFSLALDLGTTTLVGRLLDDAGVVRAEDRCLNPQGAVASDIIRRLEAARAGRGAELQGLLAQGIDCLTAELLRLAGVARGRLASAALAANPGIAHLLAAEPVESLLFPPHRPAFRGGAFFPPARFRLDLPCAVYLFPLVSGYVGGDLVAFLYGQGDPAAATLYVDIGTNAELALHADGCRLVSSVAAGPAFEGGEIACGMMRTTGAVEDVRVDGDRLRLAVVGQGAPRGLCGSGLVTAVAAALAGGLMDRAGNLRAPGEVTTNLARYLMEKDGQRALRLYRDATVDLLITQEDVRAFQLAKGAVHAGVSCLLERAGVTAEALREVVVTGAFGAALGRENLKRVALLPDSVIEKVRFEADGALRGVARFLAMAGAEDQVARLAASLRPYPLSGTPAFEKAFIAALNF
- a CDS encoding cytochrome c3 family protein — encoded protein: MIPALRPLALGVGSRSRRGTRLSWRLLPGIAVLFLLAAGMVEASGAGCLTAECHGELGKARHLHGPVGVGECMSCHRQTKGAHPQAGSEMSLVAEGDALCRLCHADPRVGKEHAHSALEMGCTSCHDPHGGAFPGMLPATAAQLCQNCHANPADEFAVAHRPVKAGSCTLCHRPHAGYGEAILVAPKGELCSRCHSGKTRDRKHLHTPVRDGDCTACHGAHGGKVKGLLPARGSQLCAECHESKQTAAVQHAPVKDGDCGACHDVHGSNAPFMLPAAGNELCFSCHGDKEPLRAMKNVHPIVMQGCVQCHDPHGGATQGMLPAQGDALCVGCHDAVGRQAAEAKSHHAAISDAGCAACHDPHGTGNHRLFPAPGAQVCFDCHGEMAQTVAQAVFQHGPVEAGECWICHNPHGSPYAPLLKGYYPEDFYTEFDLGNYDLCFSCHDRQAFIYDRTADLTGFRNGDANLHYLHVNRPVKSRACKSCHGVHGADQPKLIKSRIPGFGAWEIPIRFEPHDTGATCYVGCHKPKTYDRVKPVRY
- a CDS encoding cytochrome c3 family protein: MKMLAPLLMILAMLAAVPVFSEEPAQNLPAAAEAVQDVPDAVVFPARLGDVNFSHVDHTRWVPDCTTCHHMETYDKCSSCHGVMADARKKTDAFHMQCKGCHQEHNLSTNCTDCHIR
- a CDS encoding CooT family nickel-binding protein — encoded protein: MCLDPGGFHLIFGKEERDLHHIASILPGKNGLRLIDAFGKTEEISGRIEEIDLLNRRIVVAA
- the alr gene encoding alanine racemase, which encodes MPVSRPTHVDIDLAALRHNFRLVRHQAGADRQVLAIVKADAYGHGAREVARALEAEGVDLFGVALLEEAKDLRAAGIQAPILILGGIHPGQEVGFFRPGLIPCIFDLETARRLNAAAQAAGQILDCHLKIDTGMGRVGFYNGELDQVLPELAKLRHLRIDGVMSHLAVADELPHPFTDEQLSRFRRAVARIRAAGHAPRYLHIANSAALFAHDIPECNLVRPGIVLYGALPSAHFAGRLDLRPVMHWRTSIAMLKTLPTGSGVSYGRRFIATRPTLIATLPVGYADGYNRGLTNRGEVLVRGCRAPVAGTVCMDWTMIDVTDVPGVQVGDEVTLLGEADGQWIRAEDWAEKIGTIPYEVFCQVSKRVPRIIKG
- the thiD gene encoding bifunctional hydroxymethylpyrimidine kinase/phosphomethylpyrimidine kinase; translated protein: MIQGLYLISDAAGPEAEQRIGEALKGGARILQYRDKHRSPEQQREVAGRLRRLCRAAGALFIVNDSPQLARDCEADGVHLGQKDANVQAARNLLGRDKLIGVSTRTVEQALQAQQQGADYIGLGSMYPTSSKDDAVVVGVDTLRRVRAAVRIPIVAIGGIDRDHTAELIGAGADAVAVISAVAQASEPWLAAREIALQFNARLPFPRGRVLTVAGSDSGGGAGIQADLKTISLLGSYGTSVITALTAQNTLGVSGIHAVPAAFVAAQMTAVLEDIGTDTLKTGMLLNADIVALVGDAIDQRRLLAVVDPVMIAKGGASLLEPEAVRAVRERLLPRTYLLTPNLPEAQALCDMEVRTLDDMERAAYQLRQMGARNVLIKGGHLAGEAVDLLLEGNQLHRFSAPRIASANTHGTGCTFSAAIATYLAQGRPLVQAVAGAKAFISTAIATALPLGAGQGPVNHWQAARERHTE